In Allomuricauda ruestringensis DSM 13258, the following proteins share a genomic window:
- a CDS encoding putative porin, giving the protein MRFLILTLLLFFGHVLMAQQDSLPPTKQADSLQLQDKDSLLTKSKDSIPKDSTRRKLKDKGMDRLGVKKEDSISIRDYKIISYQRDTIYVDTTLTIKKEYKYNYLRKDDFELMPFTNMGQPYNELGKNFLETPYYPRIGATAKHPGYFEKEDINYYNVPTPMTELMFKTTMEQGQFLDALLAFNVSKRFNASIAYNGFRSLGKYRYEEAQDGKFRVAFNYLTQNGRYGLQGHIAAQEMESEESGGLQDRSQFEDDLPDFQDRAKIDLLYTDANNRILGKRYFLDHQYKLVNHKKDSTDKEPTTLVIGHEFSYESKIYDFEQTRQNDAFGQDPFLTPIEDRARLKTMFNKGTVGFSNRTLGRLSGNISLYNYNYFFNSLLITEEETIQNKLKGEEISVGGSYSNTLGPFFLKGNVNYTVSGDLTGNNFDAMARYRLNDNNSITGAIHISSRMPDFNYLLYQSDYRNFNWQNNNTFEKVQTQSIKFGFDSKYFGQLEATYSVVDNYTYFASTASEEEIGLGQETAFVRPFQESGTINHLKAKYIKEVKWRKWALMNTVMYQEVTQDNQVLNLPQVVTRNSLYFSSDVFKKAMFLQTGVTFKYFTSYNMNAYNPLLGEFYIQNNEELGGYPLLDVFINAKVKQTRIYLKAEHLNSIFSEPNYYSSPNYPYRDFVIRFGLVWNFFS; this is encoded by the coding sequence ATGAGATTTTTAATATTGACCCTGCTTTTATTTTTTGGCCATGTCCTTATGGCGCAGCAAGACTCGCTGCCACCAACAAAACAGGCAGATTCCTTACAGCTTCAGGATAAAGACTCCCTTTTGACTAAATCCAAGGATTCAATTCCAAAGGATTCCACAAGGCGAAAATTAAAAGATAAGGGAATGGATAGGTTGGGAGTTAAAAAGGAGGATTCCATAAGTATCCGTGATTATAAAATAATTTCGTACCAACGCGATACCATCTATGTGGACACCACTTTAACCATAAAAAAAGAGTATAAGTACAATTATCTTAGAAAAGATGATTTTGAGTTGATGCCTTTTACCAATATGGGGCAACCTTATAACGAGCTTGGTAAGAACTTCTTGGAAACACCCTATTATCCACGGATAGGAGCTACTGCAAAACATCCAGGATATTTTGAAAAGGAGGACATCAACTATTATAATGTCCCTACTCCGATGACAGAGCTTATGTTCAAGACAACCATGGAGCAAGGACAGTTTTTGGATGCGCTACTTGCCTTTAATGTGTCCAAGCGATTTAACGCATCTATAGCCTACAATGGTTTTCGCTCATTGGGAAAATACAGGTATGAAGAAGCGCAGGATGGGAAATTTAGGGTAGCCTTTAATTATCTCACCCAAAATGGAAGATATGGCCTTCAAGGACACATAGCGGCCCAAGAGATGGAAAGCGAAGAAAGTGGTGGCTTACAGGATAGAAGTCAATTTGAGGATGATTTGCCCGATTTTCAGGATAGGGCAAAAATCGATTTACTGTATACCGATGCCAACAATCGAATATTGGGAAAGCGCTATTTCCTGGACCACCAATACAAATTGGTCAACCACAAAAAAGATTCAACGGACAAAGAACCAACCACCTTGGTCATCGGGCATGAGTTTAGTTACGAATCCAAAATATACGATTTTGAACAAACCCGACAGAATGATGCATTTGGTCAAGACCCGTTTTTAACCCCAATTGAAGATAGGGCCCGGCTGAAGACGATGTTCAATAAGGGAACAGTCGGGTTTTCAAATAGAACCTTGGGCAGATTGTCTGGTAATATAAGCTTGTACAACTATAATTACTTCTTCAATAGTCTTCTTATAACTGAGGAAGAAACCATTCAAAACAAATTGAAAGGTGAGGAAATTTCGGTTGGAGGGTCATATAGTAACACTTTAGGGCCATTTTTTCTAAAAGGAAACGTAAACTACACCGTTTCTGGAGACCTTACCGGTAATAATTTTGATGCCATGGCGAGATATCGGTTAAATGACAACAATTCAATAACGGGCGCCATACATATTTCTTCACGGATGCCAGACTTTAATTATTTGCTATATCAAAGTGATTATCGCAATTTCAATTGGCAAAACAACAATACCTTCGAGAAGGTGCAAACGCAGAGTATCAAGTTTGGTTTCGATTCAAAATATTTTGGTCAGTTGGAAGCAACGTATAGCGTAGTGGACAATTATACCTACTTTGCATCTACAGCAAGTGAAGAAGAAATAGGGTTGGGGCAAGAAACTGCTTTTGTGAGGCCGTTTCAAGAATCGGGAACCATAAATCACCTAAAGGCGAAGTATATAAAAGAAGTGAAGTGGCGAAAGTGGGCGTTGATGAACACCGTAATGTATCAGGAGGTAACGCAGGACAATCAAGTGCTCAATCTTCCCCAAGTGGTAACAAGAAATAGTCTGTACTTTTCAAGCGATGTATTTAAGAAAGCCATGTTCTTGCAAACAGGAGTAACCTTTAAATATTTCACTTCCTATAATATGAATGCCTATAACCCATTGTTGGGCGAGTTCTATATTCAGAATAACGAAGAGTTGGGAGGATATCCGCTATTGGATGTTTTTATAAATGCCAAAGTGAAGCAAACCAGGATTTATTTAAAGGCAGAACACCTGAATTCCATTTTTTCAGAACCTAATTATTACTCCTCACCAAATTATCCATACCGGGATTTTGTGATTAGATTTGGGTTGGTTTGGAATTTCTTTTCATAA
- a CDS encoding RagB/SusD family nutrient uptake outer membrane protein: MKNSNIKFSVIASLLLLAGCGKDFLDEQPSEFLTQEQVGEAAANNPAVIEGTISGIYSTMFDTGSGGTTGHDDFGHKGYDIYGDMLSGDMALSVSTYGWYRADITEFQATQDFTRTRNYIVWRYYYRIVRSANLVIDALGGNDVIPELDENKYLMGQAKTLRAHAYFYLTQYFSNSYDPSAEILPIYDSPDDLNGPKVTTAEIYTLMEKDLNESISLLDGFARGSKGQVDKTVAQAILAYVLASKGDSHEEVMELTQAVINGGYTLMSSEEVLGGFNDLNTSGWIWGVDLTVDAGLGLVSWWGQMDLFTYSYAWAGDAKAIDSDLYAAIPEDDVRKQQFAEPIGEYTDLMPLNKFYHPDRVIGGQANITTDYVYLRVAEMYLLHAEAAAKAGEAGTARTILKDLLAERLPSTAYIDGLSGQALLDEIYLQTRIELWGEGKSYLSLKRNQGTVVRGDNHLSNVGTAINYDDERLTFEIPQSEIQNNPSISTQN, from the coding sequence ATGAAAAACAGTAATATAAAATTTTCAGTTATAGCCTCGCTATTGTTGTTGGCGGGCTGTGGTAAGGATTTTTTGGACGAGCAACCGTCCGAGTTCTTAACGCAAGAGCAAGTTGGGGAGGCGGCAGCCAATAACCCAGCGGTAATTGAAGGAACAATTTCGGGTATCTACTCAACAATGTTCGATACGGGCAGTGGGGGTACTACAGGTCATGATGACTTTGGTCACAAGGGATATGACATTTACGGAGACATGCTTTCCGGGGATATGGCACTTTCAGTAAGTACATACGGATGGTACAGAGCAGATATCACGGAGTTCCAAGCAACCCAGGATTTTACTAGAACAAGGAACTATATTGTTTGGAGATATTATTATCGCATTGTTCGTTCTGCGAACTTGGTAATCGATGCCTTGGGCGGTAATGATGTAATTCCTGAATTGGATGAAAATAAATATTTGATGGGACAAGCAAAAACGCTTCGTGCACATGCTTACTTCTATTTGACCCAATACTTTTCAAATTCCTACGACCCTTCAGCTGAGATTCTGCCTATCTACGATAGCCCGGACGACCTGAATGGGCCAAAGGTGACTACTGCAGAGATTTATACTCTTATGGAAAAGGATCTAAATGAGTCTATTTCTTTGTTGGACGGTTTTGCCAGAGGCTCAAAAGGTCAAGTTGACAAAACAGTGGCACAGGCTATTCTAGCTTACGTTCTTGCGTCAAAGGGCGATAGTCACGAAGAAGTGATGGAATTGACACAAGCAGTTATCAATGGAGGCTATACACTGATGAGCTCAGAAGAAGTTTTGGGCGGTTTCAACGATTTGAACACCTCAGGATGGATTTGGGGCGTTGACCTAACGGTTGATGCCGGTCTTGGACTTGTTTCTTGGTGGGGACAAATGGACCTTTTCACCTATAGTTATGCCTGGGCAGGCGATGCCAAGGCTATCGACTCCGACCTTTATGCAGCCATTCCAGAGGACGATGTGCGTAAGCAGCAGTTTGCCGAGCCAATCGGGGAATATACGGACCTAATGCCTTTGAACAAATTCTACCATCCGGACAGAGTAATAGGTGGTCAGGCCAACATTACTACAGATTATGTTTACTTAAGGGTGGCAGAAATGTATTTATTGCACGCAGAGGCTGCTGCCAAGGCAGGTGAAGCCGGAACGGCAAGAACCATATTGAAGGATTTGTTGGCAGAGAGATTGCCGAGTACGGCTTATATTGATGGTCTTTCCGGACAGGCACTATTGGACGAGATTTATCTTCAAACTCGTATTGAGCTTTGGGGAGAGGGGAAAAGTTACCTTTCTCTAAAGAGAAACCAAGGAACCGTTGTTAGGGGGGACAATCACCTTTCAAATGTAGGTACCGCAATCAATTACGATGATGAAAGATTGACCTTTGAGATTCCTCAGTCGGAAATCCAAAACAATCCAAGCATTTCAACTCAAAACTAG
- a CDS encoding SusC/RagA family TonB-linked outer membrane protein — protein MRAKLAWMLTPFLVLCMSFSFGQEKTVSGNVTDQNSLPLPGVSIVVVGTSNGTQTDFDGNYTISASEGQVLRFSYIGQATVERTVGASSTINVQMQDDAQALEEVVVVGYGTTTKQAFAGTASVVEAEALEVKSFSNVSQALAGEVAGVTVINQSGQPGTSSTIRVRGYGSVNGNRDPLYVVDGVPFTGSINSINPGDIKTTTVLKDATATAIYGSRGANGVILITTKTGTANESFVEVDVKSGFNMQLIPRYNVLTSPEEYIGYVWEGIRNGAALDGEADPVAFANDNLFTANYVASGYNMWNVADGGELIDPATGTVRPGVTRKYTPERYADLAFDAAIRTETNLRMGGGDEKSKYFASVGYLDDNGYAINTGYQRYTARLNADSQVKKWLKVGVNAGYAYSKSRNNGQTDGSENLFEFADKMAPIFPVFLRDDNAQLVEDPIFGGYQYDYGTASGFRSRPNADQLNPIASALYDYVGTDRHEVNGNFSLDIDIAKGLTFETRFGAQFATERYKSFTNPFYGGGISTGGSLYQRDRNFLTTNFLKLLRYQTEFGSHSIEALVAHENNQFEREQSVASKRLAVHPDIYELNNFVVSQGPPSGFSRGYSIESYFGQVNYDYDKKYFLTASVRRDGSSRFINEKWGTFGSVGAAWVISNEDFMSGNGVFDFLKLKASYGLTGDQAVDENDYYIAYDTYDINNLNDRISLSIRDNGNPDLTWETSKMFQTGIEFGLGRYLDGVVDFYSKKTDNLIFERRVGPSQGIAIVTVNDGELLNQGVEFDLTGHIFNKEDFKLDLSINGSHVNNEILTMPLEPSTGEPRILDTSASPYGYSKGSSIYDFYIREWAGVNPDNGVGMYYQYFNDTNGNGTLDDGEDGIADMMAYMDENPDANVARQTTETYADATQKYVGKSGIPDLRGAFRLAAQVKNFDFSAQFTYSLGGWAMDNQYSELMSDNFGAASTNFHKDIAQRWQNPGDVTDVPRLDDATGQDQRVGTTRWLVSTDYIAFNNAKIGYTLPRKDIERMGLKNVNIWLSGDNLAIKTARQGYNPSIREDGSSERQIYAPLTTVTLGVRVKF, from the coding sequence ATGAGAGCTAAGTTAGCATGGATGCTAACACCTTTCTTGGTGTTATGCATGTCTTTCTCTTTTGGACAAGAGAAAACAGTTTCAGGTAACGTGACGGACCAAAATAGTCTGCCGCTTCCTGGTGTTTCCATAGTCGTTGTAGGAACGTCTAATGGAACACAAACAGATTTTGATGGAAATTACACCATCTCAGCTTCCGAAGGACAAGTTTTGCGTTTCAGTTATATCGGTCAGGCGACCGTAGAGAGAACTGTTGGCGCATCATCCACTATTAATGTGCAGATGCAGGACGATGCCCAAGCACTGGAAGAGGTGGTTGTTGTAGGTTATGGTACCACAACAAAGCAAGCCTTTGCGGGTACGGCATCTGTTGTTGAGGCCGAAGCCTTAGAGGTGAAATCCTTTTCCAACGTTTCCCAGGCATTGGCAGGTGAGGTTGCGGGTGTTACCGTAATCAACCAATCTGGGCAGCCAGGTACTTCTTCCACTATCCGTGTAAGGGGGTATGGCTCCGTTAATGGTAACAGAGACCCTTTGTATGTAGTTGATGGTGTTCCTTTTACGGGAAGTATCAACTCGATTAACCCTGGGGATATCAAAACAACAACCGTACTTAAGGATGCTACGGCAACTGCAATTTATGGTTCTCGTGGCGCCAATGGTGTTATTTTGATTACCACTAAAACAGGTACGGCCAACGAATCTTTTGTTGAGGTTGATGTGAAATCAGGTTTCAACATGCAGTTGATTCCAAGATACAATGTGCTAACCTCTCCCGAAGAGTACATTGGTTACGTGTGGGAAGGTATTCGCAATGGTGCGGCATTGGACGGTGAGGCCGATCCTGTAGCTTTTGCCAACGACAACTTGTTTACGGCCAATTATGTAGCTTCTGGGTACAATATGTGGAACGTTGCCGATGGAGGTGAATTGATTGATCCGGCTACCGGTACTGTTAGACCGGGCGTAACAAGAAAGTACACTCCCGAGAGATATGCTGATTTGGCATTCGATGCCGCTATCAGGACAGAAACCAACTTAAGAATGGGAGGTGGCGACGAAAAAAGTAAATACTTTGCTTCCGTTGGTTATCTTGATGATAATGGATATGCCATCAACACTGGATACCAAAGGTATACTGCCAGATTGAATGCAGATTCGCAAGTAAAAAAATGGTTAAAAGTCGGTGTTAATGCAGGTTACGCCTACTCAAAAAGTAGAAACAACGGTCAAACAGATGGTTCTGAGAACCTGTTTGAATTCGCCGATAAAATGGCGCCGATATTCCCGGTATTCTTAAGGGACGATAATGCTCAATTGGTTGAAGATCCAATATTTGGAGGTTATCAGTACGATTACGGTACGGCTTCTGGATTCAGGTCAAGACCAAACGCTGACCAGTTGAACCCTATTGCATCAGCATTGTACGATTATGTTGGTACAGACAGGCATGAGGTGAATGGAAACTTTTCATTGGATATTGATATTGCCAAAGGATTGACCTTTGAAACTCGTTTCGGTGCGCAATTTGCCACTGAACGTTATAAGTCATTCACTAACCCATTCTATGGTGGTGGTATTTCCACTGGTGGTAGCTTGTACCAAAGGGACAGGAATTTCTTGACAACCAATTTCTTGAAACTGTTGCGTTACCAGACTGAATTTGGTAGCCACTCCATTGAAGCCTTGGTTGCCCATGAGAACAACCAGTTCGAGAGAGAGCAAAGTGTTGCTTCAAAAAGATTGGCGGTACACCCCGATATTTATGAGTTGAACAACTTTGTTGTTTCGCAAGGACCTCCTTCCGGTTTTTCCAGAGGGTATAGCATTGAGTCTTACTTTGGTCAGGTAAACTATGATTACGATAAGAAATATTTCTTGACCGCATCGGTACGTAGGGACGGTTCTTCTAGGTTTATCAACGAAAAATGGGGTACCTTCGGTTCGGTTGGTGCAGCATGGGTTATCTCCAATGAAGACTTCATGTCCGGCAACGGTGTTTTCGATTTCTTGAAGTTGAAAGCGTCTTACGGGCTTACCGGTGATCAAGCAGTTGATGAAAATGATTATTACATCGCATACGATACTTACGACATCAACAACCTTAACGACCGAATTTCCCTTTCTATCAGGGACAATGGAAACCCTGACCTGACATGGGAGACTTCAAAAATGTTCCAGACAGGTATCGAGTTTGGACTTGGAAGATATTTGGACGGTGTTGTTGATTTCTATAGCAAAAAGACGGACAACCTGATTTTTGAGAGAAGGGTTGGGCCATCACAAGGTATTGCAATTGTTACGGTAAACGACGGTGAATTGTTGAACCAAGGTGTTGAATTTGACCTTACAGGACATATCTTTAACAAGGAAGATTTTAAATTGGATCTTTCTATCAACGGTTCCCACGTGAACAACGAGATTTTGACCATGCCCCTTGAACCTTCAACAGGTGAGCCAAGAATTTTGGATACTTCTGCATCTCCTTATGGATATTCCAAAGGAAGCTCTATCTATGATTTTTATATCAGGGAATGGGCAGGTGTAAATCCAGACAATGGTGTGGGTATGTATTATCAGTACTTTAACGATACCAACGGAAACGGTACCCTTGATGATGGGGAAGATGGTATTGCGGACATGATGGCATATATGGATGAAAACCCTGATGCCAATGTTGCAAGACAAACTACCGAGACTTATGCCGATGCGACTCAAAAGTATGTGGGCAAGTCCGGAATTCCAGATTTAAGAGGAGCATTTAGGTTGGCGGCCCAAGTGAAGAATTTCGATTTCTCTGCGCAGTTTACATATAGCCTTGGAGGATGGGCGATGGACAATCAGTATTCTGAGTTGATGAGCGATAACTTCGGTGCAGCCTCCACAAACTTCCATAAGGATATTGCTCAGAGATGGCAAAACCCTGGCGATGTTACCGATGTACCCCGTTTGGATGATGCTACTGGTCAAGACCAAAGAGTCGGAACGACCAGATGGTTGGTAAGCACAGACTACATTGCATTCAACAATGCCAAGATTGGATATACCTTGCCCAGAAAGGATATCGAAAGAATGGGATTGAAAAACGTGAACATTTGGTTGTCCGGGGATAACTTGGCAATCAAGACGGCCAGACAAGGTTATAACCCATCAATCAGGGAGGATGGTAGTTCAGAGAGGCAAATCTACGCTCCTTTGACTACAGTGACCTTGGGTGTAAGAGTTAAATTTTAG